A stretch of the Deltaproteobacteria bacterium genome encodes the following:
- the hflX gene encoding GTPase HflX has protein sequence MIHGNTNGLKANEIKRIQRIYNRRIPASQLITPELARYITEISREINRQIGLIVNRQGFVEYVIVGDEKEIVIPVLEKYPLGRKRLRGVRCIHTHLKNEPLSQDDLTDLAILRLDIMAAIEVLENGLPGNIYLAHLLPFNLDAKPYEIHPAMQFHRFEMQFNERISAIEDEMGRAITRDVNDKRERAILVSVSKEDKETQGESIEELKELARTDNISVLDTIIQRPKEINPKYLLGKGKIKELIVKALQNEAGLLIFNQELTPTQVREIGEITELKVIDRTQLILDIFANRAHSRDGKVQVELAQLKYLLPKLTGKGTALSRLEGGIGGRGPGETKLENDRRRVQDRITHLEKQLKILSKGRYERRRRRAETGIPIISIVGYTNAGKSTLLNALTKSETFTENLLFATLDTASRRLRFPRERDAIITDTVGFIRDLPEDLLTAFKATLEEMKDADLLVHLVDVSSPNFEKRIDSVHKILKDVGLDNIPSILVFNKEDKVDKEVLKNLCRRFDAVSISAFQTETLKRLLKAIEQRLWDF, from the coding sequence ATCATACACGGCAATACAAACGGACTTAAGGCAAATGAGATAAAAAGGATTCAGAGGATTTATAACCGCAGAATTCCTGCATCTCAACTCATCACACCTGAACTCGCCCGATATATTACAGAGATATCCCGAGAGATAAACCGCCAAATCGGTCTTATTGTAAACAGGCAGGGGTTTGTGGAATATGTGATTGTCGGCGATGAAAAAGAGATTGTTATCCCTGTCCTTGAAAAATATCCTCTTGGAAGAAAGCGGCTTCGCGGCGTCAGGTGCATTCACACGCACTTAAAAAATGAACCTCTTTCTCAGGATGACTTAACTGACCTTGCCATTTTAAGGCTGGATATTATGGCTGCAATCGAGGTTTTGGAAAACGGACTTCCGGGGAATATTTATCTTGCCCACTTATTGCCTTTTAACCTGGATGCAAAACCTTATGAAATCCATCCTGCGATGCAGTTTCATAGATTTGAAATGCAGTTTAATGAGCGCATCTCTGCGATTGAGGATGAGATGGGCAGGGCGATTACAAGGGATGTGAATGATAAAAGGGAGCGGGCAATACTTGTAAGCGTTTCAAAAGAGGATAAAGAAACACAGGGAGAATCCATTGAGGAATTAAAGGAACTTGCAAGGACAGACAATATCTCTGTGCTTGACACAATCATCCAGAGGCCGAAAGAAATCAATCCAAAATATCTTTTGGGCAAGGGGAAAATCAAGGAACTCATTGTAAAGGCGCTGCAGAATGAGGCAGGTTTGCTCATATTCAATCAGGAACTGACGCCGACACAGGTTAGGGAGATTGGAGAAATCACAGAATTAAAGGTAATTGACAGGACGCAGTTGATTCTTGATATTTTTGCAAACCGCGCGCACTCAAGGGACGGCAAGGTGCAGGTTGAACTTGCGCAGTTGAAATATTTATTGCCTAAATTAACAGGCAAGGGAACAGCATTATCAAGGCTTGAAGGGGGCATTGGCGGAAGGGGCCCCGGCGAGACAAAACTTGAGAATGACAGACGCAGGGTGCAGGACAGGATTACACATCTTGAAAAACAGTTAAAAATATTAAGCAAAGGCAGGTATGAAAGGAGAAGGCGCAGGGCAGAAACAGGCATACCGATTATATCCATTGTCGGCTATACAAATGCAGGCAAGTCAACGCTTTTAAATGCGCTTACAAAGAGCGAGACATTTACTGAAAATCTTTTGTTTGCGACCCTTGATACAGCCTCAAGGAGACTGCGGTTTCCAAGAGAGAGGGATGCAATAATCACAGATACAGTCGGCTTTATAAGAGATTTGCCAGAGGATTTATTGACTGCATTCAAGGCGACACTTGAAGAGATGAAGGATGCTGATTTGCTTGTCCATCTTGTTGATGTGAGCAGTCCGAATTTTGAAAAAAGGATTGACTCTGTCCATAAAATCCTTAAAGATGTAGGACTTGATAATATCCCCAGCATTCTGGTTTTTAATAAAGAGGATAAGGTTGACAAAGAAGTTTTAAAAAATCTTTGCAGGAGATTTGACGCTGTTTCAATATCTGCTTTCCAGACAGAAACACTGAAGAGGCTGTTAAAAGCGATAGAGCAGAGGTTGTGGGATTTCTAA
- a CDS encoding DUF1926 domain-containing protein — translation MIAENLLEEAGDYQGTRVEVDDLDADDKKEILIKTPDFNIYLKPHNGGVVQELDFKPVPYNLTNVLTRRYEGYHNKIRPLETKTGQGVAKSIHGPFASKETGLEKALIYDTYERRSLVDHFAAPDTPIDAFLSGNYMDCGSFVDADYTYKINRDNSDVLLYYNGMVSSKHVGLQKKICPAQKSSIKIVYQITNLDTLPLHTVFLSEWNILIGFGMKQQNLGMMEEFELQEDWLGLKFKMQFKPTANLYIYPVETVSLSEAGFEKNFQGLCWLPSWELKLAPRETCKIELLIDVSSLAMQPHS, via the coding sequence ATTATAGCAGAAAATCTTTTAGAAGAAGCGGGCGATTATCAAGGGACGAGAGTCGAGGTAGATGATCTTGATGCTGATGACAAGAAGGAGATACTTATCAAGACCCCTGACTTTAATATCTACCTGAAACCACATAATGGCGGGGTAGTTCAGGAACTGGACTTTAAACCAGTTCCCTATAATCTGACGAATGTCCTTACAAGACGATATGAAGGGTATCACAATAAAATCAGACCTCTTGAAACAAAAACAGGACAAGGCGTGGCAAAAAGTATTCATGGACCCTTTGCATCAAAAGAGACAGGTCTGGAAAAGGCACTTATCTATGATACCTATGAGAGGCGCTCCCTCGTTGACCATTTTGCAGCACCTGATACACCCATAGATGCCTTTCTATCAGGAAACTATATGGATTGCGGAAGTTTTGTTGATGCAGACTATACATACAAGATTAACAGAGATAACTCAGATGTGCTGTTGTATTATAATGGCATGGTATCTAGTAAGCATGTTGGACTCCAAAAAAAGATTTGTCCTGCTCAAAAATCATCCATAAAGATTGTCTATCAGATAACCAATCTGGATACCCTCCCTTTACATACAGTATTCTTATCAGAATGGAACATCCTTATTGGTTTTGGAATGAAGCAGCAAAATTTAGGCATGATGGAAGAGTTCGAACTTCAAGAGGACTGGTTAGGCTTAAAGTTTAAGATGCAGTTTAAACCTACTGCCAATCTATATATATATCCTGTTGAAACCGTATCTTTATCAGAGGCAGGTTTTGAAAAAAACTTTCAGGGACTCTGCTGGCTGCCTTCATGGGAATTAAAATTGGCTCCCAGAGAAACCTGTAAAATAGAATTACTTATAGATGTTTCCAGCCTTGCTATGCAGCCTCATTCCTGA
- a CDS encoding DUF1925 domain-containing protein, protein MARKRFGKRFGKKTLTNFIFCIHNHQPVGNFGFVIEDAYKNSYLPFLKILSNYPSIKLSLHISGYLLDYLMENHKEYIELLGTMIERGQVEMLGGGYYEPVLIAIPEGDRIGQIKLMSDKLHESFGVRPRGIWLTERVWEPRLPKSLHKAGVEYVVVDDYHFVKAGLKKENLSGYYLTEEMGYPLKVFPGSERLRYLMPFESPEKFIEHLNELEQKSPLTTHHSPLTVFADDGEKFGAWPDTHKWVYIDRWLERFSEVLTSNLEWIKPITFSEYIAGNNPCGRVYLPTTSYMEMGEWALPAEASFEYTNLVNDIKTWQDGERIKRFLQGGMWRNFMAKYSEANWMHKRMLMVSKQLAAHSSQITARHLL, encoded by the coding sequence TTGGCAAGAAAGAGATTTGGAAAGAGATTTGGAAAAAAGACATTGACAAACTTTATCTTCTGCATACACAATCACCAGCCTGTAGGTAATTTTGGTTTTGTAATTGAAGATGCCTACAAAAATTCATATCTGCCCTTTCTTAAGATACTTTCAAACTACCCATCCATAAAATTATCTCTCCATATATCAGGGTATCTTCTGGATTATCTTATGGAGAACCATAAAGAATATATTGAACTTCTTGGCACAATGATTGAACGGGGACAGGTTGAGATGCTGGGAGGTGGATATTATGAGCCTGTTCTTATTGCTATTCCTGAAGGGGACAGGATTGGGCAGATAAAACTGATGTCAGATAAATTACATGAATCCTTTGGGGTTAGACCGCGGGGTATCTGGCTTACAGAGAGGGTATGGGAACCACGCCTGCCTAAATCTTTACATAAAGCAGGTGTTGAATATGTTGTTGTTGATGACTATCACTTTGTAAAGGCAGGACTTAAGAAAGAAAATCTGTCAGGGTATTACTTAACAGAGGAAATGGGGTATCCTTTAAAGGTGTTTCCCGGCAGTGAAAGGCTACGTTATCTTATGCCCTTTGAGTCACCTGAAAAATTCATTGAACACCTGAATGAATTGGAACAGAAATCACCACTCACTACTCACCACTCACCACTTACTGTGTTTGCTGATGACGGCGAGAAATTTGGTGCATGGCCCGATACTCATAAGTGGGTTTATATTGATAGATGGCTTGAAAGGTTTTCAGAGGTATTAACATCTAATCTTGAGTGGATAAAACCTATAACATTTTCTGAATACATTGCAGGCAATAATCCATGCGGCAGAGTTTATCTCCCAACAACTTCATATATGGAAATGGGTGAATGGGCGCTGCCCGCAGAGGCATCATTTGAATACACAAATCTGGTAAATGATATAAAGACATGGCAGGACGGTGAAAGGATAAAGAGATTTCTTCAGGGCGGAATGTGGCGTAACTTTATGGCAAAATACAGTGAGGCAAACTGGATGCATAAGAGGATGCTGATGGTAAGTAAGCAGTTAGCAGCTCACAGTTCACAGATTACAGCTCGCCACTTATTATAG
- a CDS encoding endonuclease MutS2, with protein sequence MDKQTLEALEYNKIIERLSSLAITSCGKSLCNSIKPSTALQDINNALLDTFEMQEILKIHGELPLSWIIDVRPHLKKLSVENAYLLPEEFLQLKSTFTAIHYIRDFFPPISKKYPRISLKASNLCIYNQLLEGVTKTFDEKGCIKDSASPELSWIRKEILEVRNRARNILNELLRRQDLRPAFQDDFITIRDDRFCLALKSDFKGKMKGIIHSESGSGETYFIEPFETVELNNQLTILAKDERDEEIKILKKLSIVVMERRDDITKDIILLAEIDMIYAKAKFGIMLNSIKPEVCNGGDVHIIDARHPLLALKGSVVPVDMCLKYDKKVFVISGANTGGKTVALKTIGLLTLMAQSGFTIPAVEGSKINIFDNVIADIGDRQDIQLNLSTFSGHLKRLGEIMGTAGENTLVLIDEICDGTDPVEAGALSLAMLERLEFLGAVTVVTTHLNTLKSFAYTNDFAENISVEFNEVTLKPTYKLIYGIPGQSCAITIAEKWGIERDVIKKAKEYLKGTEGAGIEFIKTLEYEKKLLMDERLKLEELSRETLQINERRKKAVNRFDEERHELIERERKKAEEIIRLAEGELKKIIEEIRAHGFKDSRVRREALEEIKTKTLEALKTEKRKPSYTPKVGDVVNIMGRQNKGRIIDIDEDAGQAEVLIGSIKVRMSFESIEFAEKRHGEIAGDKLFSAFTIQPSASLSDVSREINIIGLTIDDAMPKVDKFIDNALLSSMTSVVIIHGAGTGRLRNAVHEYLKNHKAVKGFHYADIKQGGSGATVVEL encoded by the coding sequence ATGGATAAGCAAACATTAGAGGCGTTGGAATACAATAAGATTATTGAAAGGTTGTCTTCCCTTGCCATAACATCCTGCGGTAAATCTCTGTGCAACTCTATCAAACCTTCTACAGCACTGCAGGATATAAATAATGCACTCCTGGATACCTTTGAGATGCAGGAGATTCTAAAGATTCACGGGGAATTGCCGCTTTCATGGATAATTGATGTAAGACCACATCTGAAGAAATTATCAGTTGAAAATGCCTATCTCCTTCCCGAAGAATTTTTACAACTCAAATCTACCTTTACCGCAATCCATTATATAAGAGATTTTTTTCCGCCCATATCTAAAAAATATCCAAGAATATCTTTGAAGGCTTCAAATCTGTGTATATACAATCAACTTTTGGAAGGGGTAACAAAGACCTTTGATGAAAAGGGCTGTATAAAAGATAGTGCCTCCCCTGAACTTTCATGGATAAGAAAAGAAATTCTTGAGGTAAGAAACAGGGCAAGAAATATATTAAACGAACTCTTAAGAAGGCAGGATTTGAGACCCGCGTTTCAGGATGATTTTATAACCATAAGGGACGACAGGTTCTGTCTTGCACTAAAGTCGGATTTTAAGGGCAAGATGAAGGGCATAATCCACAGTGAATCCGGAAGCGGTGAAACATACTTTATAGAACCATTTGAAACAGTAGAACTCAATAATCAACTCACCATACTTGCAAAAGACGAAAGAGATGAGGAGATAAAAATATTAAAAAAACTGTCAATCGTTGTAATGGAAAGAAGGGATGACATTACAAAGGATATTATCCTCCTTGCAGAGATAGACATGATATATGCAAAGGCAAAATTCGGCATTATGCTGAATTCAATAAAGCCTGAGGTTTGTAATGGCGGCGATGTGCATATAATAGATGCAAGGCATCCGCTTCTTGCATTAAAAGGCAGTGTTGTGCCTGTTGATATGTGTCTTAAATACGATAAGAAAGTCTTTGTAATATCAGGTGCAAATACAGGGGGCAAGACAGTTGCTTTAAAGACTATTGGACTTCTGACACTTATGGCTCAGTCAGGTTTTACAATACCAGCGGTAGAGGGGAGCAAGATAAATATATTTGATAATGTAATTGCAGACATTGGCGACAGGCAGGACATACAGTTAAACCTTTCCACATTTTCAGGTCATCTAAAAAGGCTTGGAGAAATCATGGGCACTGCTGGAGAAAATACCCTTGTGCTTATAGATGAAATCTGCGACGGCACAGACCCTGTAGAGGCAGGGGCATTAAGTCTTGCAATGCTTGAAAGGCTTGAATTCCTTGGTGCAGTAACAGTTGTAACAACACATCTAAACACCCTCAAGTCCTTTGCATACACAAATGACTTTGCTGAAAATATATCTGTAGAATTTAATGAAGTAACCTTAAAACCCACTTATAAACTGATTTACGGTATACCGGGTCAAAGCTGCGCTATAACCATTGCAGAGAAATGGGGTATAGAAAGGGATGTCATAAAAAAGGCAAAGGAGTATCTTAAAGGCACAGAGGGCGCAGGCATTGAATTTATAAAGACACTTGAATATGAAAAAAAACTCCTGATGGATGAAAGGTTGAAATTAGAAGAATTGAGCAGAGAAACTCTGCAAATAAATGAGAGAAGGAAGAAGGCAGTAAACAGATTTGATGAGGAAAGGCATGAACTTATTGAGAGGGAAAGGAAAAAGGCAGAGGAGATTATAAGGCTCGCAGAAGGGGAATTAAAAAAGATAATTGAAGAAATAAGGGCTCATGGGTTCAAGGACTCAAGGGTGCGAAGAGAGGCATTGGAAGAAATAAAAACCAAAACACTTGAGGCACTGAAAACAGAGAAAAGGAAGCCATCTTATACTCCAAAGGTTGGCGATGTCGTAAATATTATGGGCAGGCAGAATAAGGGGCGGATTATAGATATAGATGAGGATGCGGGGCAGGCAGAGGTTTTGATAGGCAGTATTAAGGTTAGGATGTCGTTTGAGAGTATTGAGTTTGCTGAAAAAAGGCATGGGGAAATAGCAGGTGATAAGTTATTTTCAGCCTTTACAATTCAGCCTTCAGCCTCATTGTCGGATGTTTCCCGTGAGATAAACATCATAGGCTTAACAATTGATGATGCCATGCCAAAGGTTGATAAATTTATAGACAACGCCTTGCTCAGCAGTATGACAAGTGTTGTGATTATACACGGCGC